In Candidatus Schekmanbacteria bacterium, the following proteins share a genomic window:
- a CDS encoding translation initiation factor IF-1, with product MPKEEPIEVVATIVETLPNAMFRAELDNGHKILAHVSGKMRMNFIKILPGDKVTVQLSPYDLSRGRIIYRHKKKERTKDES from the coding sequence ATGCCTAAAGAAGAGCCCATAGAGGTGGTAGCAACCATTGTGGAAACATTGCCGAATGCAATGTTTAGGGCTGAACTTGATAATGGCCATAAGATACTTGCTCATGTATCAGGTAAAATGAGAATGAATTTTATAAAGATATTGCCCGGTGATAAGGTTACAGTGCAGTTGTCGCCTTATGACCTTTCAAGGGGTAGAATTATTTATAGGCATAAAAAGAAGGAGCGGACGAAAGATGAAAGTTAG